The proteins below are encoded in one region of Aquisphaera giovannonii:
- a CDS encoding NAD(P)/FAD-dependent oxidoreductase — MMEADVVIVGAGPAGSAAALALAPARRVLVVERHEQVPDRIGDSLAPAARRLLVDLGVWEDFLRDGHAPCYAARSTWGSGAVTERDTLGDLDGHGWHIDRRRFEARLRAAAVARGATLLTPARVTGLARTPGGWEVRIDWLGRATTAVARIVLDCGGRASTLLRPFGAERDVRDRLICGWVTGRRRESRPIPGVSYTESAPDGWWYTAPMADGRRVLAWHTDSDLPAAALVRDRAALLAEAGHSAGLAAETADADFRGDEPPRAIAAYSSALAPPAGDGWLAAGDAATGFDPLSSQGLFHALYTGRSAAMAADRALAGDISARGDYAAGLSRIDAAYRRNLAAWYGLERRWPGREFWRRRGGMPG; from the coding sequence ATGATGGAGGCGGACGTCGTCATCGTCGGCGCGGGGCCGGCCGGGTCGGCCGCGGCGCTGGCCCTCGCGCCGGCCCGGCGTGTCCTGGTGGTGGAGCGGCACGAGCAGGTCCCGGATCGCATCGGGGATTCGCTCGCTCCGGCCGCGAGGCGCCTCCTCGTCGATCTGGGTGTCTGGGAGGACTTCCTCCGCGACGGCCACGCGCCCTGCTACGCCGCCCGGAGCACCTGGGGCTCGGGGGCGGTCACGGAGCGCGATACCCTGGGCGACCTGGACGGGCACGGCTGGCACATTGACCGTCGTCGATTCGAGGCACGGCTCCGGGCCGCGGCCGTCGCCCGGGGGGCGACGCTCCTCACCCCCGCACGCGTGACCGGCCTGGCCCGCACGCCGGGCGGCTGGGAGGTGAGGATCGACTGGCTCGGCCGCGCCACGACGGCGGTCGCCCGGATCGTCCTCGACTGCGGAGGGAGGGCGTCGACGCTGCTCAGGCCGTTCGGGGCCGAGCGGGACGTCCGCGATCGGCTCATCTGCGGGTGGGTCACCGGGCGTCGGCGCGAGTCGCGGCCGATCCCCGGCGTGAGCTACACCGAGTCGGCCCCGGACGGGTGGTGGTACACGGCCCCGATGGCGGACGGGAGGAGGGTGCTCGCCTGGCACACCGACTCCGACCTGCCCGCCGCGGCCCTCGTCCGGGACCGGGCCGCGCTGCTGGCCGAGGCCGGCCATTCCGCCGGGCTCGCCGCCGAGACCGCCGATGCCGATTTCCGGGGCGACGAGCCGCCGCGTGCGATCGCCGCCTACAGCTCCGCCCTGGCCCCCCCGGCCGGGGACGGCTGGCTCGCCGCGGGCGACGCCGCGACGGGCTTCGATCCGCTCTCGTCCCAGGGCCTCTTCCATGCCCTCTACACGGGCCGATCCGCGGCGATGGCGGCGGATCGGGCCCTGGCGGGGGATATTTCGGCCCGGGGCGATTATGCGGCCGGGCTGTCCCGGATCGACGCCGCCTATCGTCGCAATCTCGCCGCCTGGTACGGCCTCGAACGCCGCTGGCCGGGCCGGGAGTTCTGGCGGCGACGGGGTGGGATGCCGGGATGA
- a CDS encoding LodA/GoxA family CTQ-dependent oxidase, whose protein sequence is MPSPGDSDRSAPANLERSDEPGPAPVAGDAPGDGIVKAVIYPPIGIARVGNSPDDYFIGPEVPDPPARPPGCYRDAEGRLKRQAARFRVYGVDARGRIVRDLTAKGSGATVRWSVKLANTKAAWYAFQLALDIPEAAMAPPTMLRNPTVADRARLAITPSARRVEGPDAGPERFDDGAFMGTPVYLGEIRTDEEGRLVVLGGRGVSRSSDGSIAITFANNEGWHDDVSDGPVTAEVTLGGRTLEAVPAWVVVAPPNYGPMRKSVRTMWDLMRDVAIKAGTLAAPRRPSYSSDILPLFRRLAGLQWVNAGFASGFGWKGLTDFTDESLLKRLGDPTPAEQELRRVVCNAFRRFDVDAWSPAPWPWVYGDAMNIPPPQSPREFVALTDTQLQMLKQWAAGDFEADYDAAPGPYRDIDEVPLAERGESLTRAALEFCLADAFHPGCEMTWPVRVATMYMEPFRWAHQAPDWIEPGLGSVLTADVITTPDGPFFGQVPGGITRWMAVPWQTDTASCSSGYDKSFDPYLPTFWPARVPNQVLTKENYAIVMDRSRPLDERLAAFADRTPWRNPLGSVSYTDQINNMVRGFGQLGVVEARPGPGDAAFPAELEVEDQHPPISAGPVAAAHPAGAAAARTEAVAPGRGGPASADAVDLGGIEKVRRFPAIRR, encoded by the coding sequence ATGCCATCTCCCGGGGATTCCGACCGGTCCGCGCCCGCAAATCTCGAACGGTCCGACGAGCCGGGGCCGGCCCCCGTCGCGGGAGACGCCCCGGGCGACGGCATCGTCAAGGCCGTGATCTACCCCCCGATCGGGATCGCCCGGGTGGGCAACAGCCCGGACGACTACTTCATCGGCCCCGAGGTGCCCGACCCCCCGGCGAGGCCGCCGGGGTGCTATCGCGACGCCGAGGGGAGGCTCAAGCGGCAGGCGGCGCGGTTCCGCGTGTATGGCGTCGATGCGCGAGGGCGGATCGTCCGCGACCTGACCGCGAAGGGCTCGGGCGCGACGGTCCGCTGGTCGGTGAAGCTCGCCAACACCAAGGCCGCCTGGTACGCCTTCCAGCTCGCCCTCGACATCCCCGAGGCGGCCATGGCGCCGCCCACGATGCTGCGGAATCCGACGGTGGCCGATCGGGCGCGGCTGGCCATCACGCCGTCGGCTCGACGGGTGGAGGGGCCCGACGCCGGGCCCGAGCGCTTCGACGACGGCGCGTTCATGGGGACGCCGGTCTACCTGGGCGAGATCCGGACGGACGAGGAAGGGAGGCTCGTCGTGCTGGGCGGTCGCGGCGTCTCTCGTTCGAGCGACGGGAGCATCGCGATCACGTTCGCCAACAACGAGGGGTGGCACGACGACGTGTCGGACGGGCCGGTCACCGCCGAGGTGACGCTGGGCGGCCGGACGCTCGAGGCCGTCCCGGCGTGGGTCGTCGTGGCCCCGCCGAACTACGGCCCGATGCGCAAGTCGGTCCGGACCATGTGGGACCTCATGCGCGACGTCGCGATCAAGGCCGGCACCCTGGCGGCGCCCCGGCGGCCCTCGTACTCGTCGGACATCCTCCCGCTCTTCCGGCGGCTCGCCGGGCTCCAGTGGGTGAACGCCGGCTTCGCCTCCGGGTTCGGCTGGAAGGGGCTGACGGACTTCACCGACGAGTCGCTCCTGAAGAGGCTGGGCGACCCCACGCCGGCGGAGCAGGAGCTCCGGAGGGTCGTCTGCAATGCGTTCCGCCGCTTCGACGTCGACGCCTGGTCGCCGGCGCCGTGGCCCTGGGTCTACGGCGACGCCATGAACATCCCACCTCCGCAGAGCCCTCGCGAGTTCGTCGCGCTCACGGACACGCAGCTCCAGATGCTCAAGCAGTGGGCCGCCGGCGACTTCGAGGCCGACTACGATGCCGCGCCCGGGCCGTACCGGGACATCGACGAGGTGCCGCTGGCCGAGCGGGGCGAGTCCCTGACCCGGGCGGCGCTCGAGTTCTGCCTGGCGGACGCCTTCCACCCGGGATGCGAGATGACGTGGCCCGTGCGGGTGGCGACGATGTACATGGAGCCGTTCCGCTGGGCCCACCAGGCCCCCGACTGGATCGAGCCGGGCCTCGGCTCGGTGCTGACGGCGGACGTGATCACCACGCCCGACGGCCCGTTCTTCGGCCAGGTGCCGGGCGGCATCACGCGGTGGATGGCGGTCCCCTGGCAGACCGACACGGCGAGCTGCAGCTCGGGGTACGACAAGTCGTTCGACCCGTACCTGCCCACCTTCTGGCCGGCGAGGGTGCCGAACCAGGTCCTGACGAAGGAGAACTACGCGATCGTCATGGACCGAAGCAGGCCGCTCGACGAGCGCCTGGCGGCCTTCGCCGACCGCACGCCCTGGCGAAACCCGCTCGGCTCGGTGAGCTACACGGACCAGATCAACAACATGGTCCGGGGCTTCGGGCAGCTGGGGGTCGTCGAGGCCCGGCCGGGGCCCGGGGATGCCGCCTTCCCGGCGGAGCTGGAGGTCGAGGACCAGCACCCGCCGATCTCGGCCGGCCCGGTCGCCGCCGCGCACCCGGCCGGGGCCGCCGCCGCGAGGACCGAGGCCGTGGCACCCGGACGCGGCGGGCCCGCCTCGGCCGACGCGGTGGACCTCGGCGGGATCGAGAAGGTGCGCCGCTTCCCCGCGATCCGTCGCTGA
- a CDS encoding cupin domain-containing protein, which yields METGVLGAGGGKSIWVVGDRYTIKCHGRETDGAFALIEATIPPGGGSPPHIHSREDEAFYLLEGQVDFHADGRTYPAAPGAWVTLPRGSLHHFKNTGPGPARMLIMVMPAGLEDYFLEVGREAREGEAERAPTPQDIEKLIEAAPRYGLELRIPAE from the coding sequence ATGGAAACGGGCGTCCTTGGTGCGGGCGGGGGGAAGTCGATCTGGGTCGTCGGCGATCGATACACGATCAAGTGCCACGGCCGCGAGACGGACGGGGCGTTCGCCCTCATCGAGGCCACGATACCCCCCGGGGGAGGGTCTCCACCGCACATCCACAGCCGGGAGGACGAGGCATTCTACCTCCTGGAAGGGCAGGTCGACTTCCACGCCGACGGCCGCACCTACCCGGCGGCGCCCGGGGCCTGGGTGACGCTCCCCAGGGGCTCGCTCCACCACTTCAAGAACACGGGGCCCGGCCCCGCCCGGATGCTGATCATGGTCATGCCGGCCGGCCTGGAAGACTACTTCCTGGAGGTGGGCCGGGAAGCACGCGAGGGCGAGGCCGAACGCGCCCCCACCCCGCAGGACATCGAGAAGCTCATCGAGGCGGCTCCCAGGTACGGGCTCGAGCTCCGGATCCCGGCCGAGTGA
- a CDS encoding DNA alkylation repair protein, producing MGEGRNPGGAVVSEGAIRDRLRGLGDPEAAALAARYFKTGPGQYGEGDVFLGIRVPVLRGLAREYRDAPRPVLLSLLRSPVHEDRLLALLILVGQFQRGGEAARRRIYDLYLANTRFINNWDLVDTSARDIVGAFLATRDRAPLDALAGSESLWERRIAIIATFHFIRAGQVADTLRIAEVLLGDPEDLIHKAVGWMLREVGKRDATALAGFLRAHHRTMPRTMLRYAIERLPEAERRAFLEGMPASPTGGRSPGESRR from the coding sequence GTGGGCGAAGGACGCAATCCGGGCGGCGCAGTCGTGAGCGAGGGGGCCATCCGGGATCGGCTCCGCGGCCTCGGCGATCCCGAGGCGGCCGCCCTCGCCGCCCGGTATTTCAAGACCGGGCCGGGGCAGTATGGCGAAGGGGACGTCTTCCTGGGCATCCGGGTGCCCGTGCTCCGGGGGCTGGCGAGGGAGTACCGGGACGCACCGAGGCCGGTGCTCCTCTCCCTCCTCCGGTCCCCCGTGCACGAGGACCGGCTGCTGGCCCTCCTGATCCTCGTCGGGCAGTTCCAGCGGGGGGGCGAGGCCGCCCGCCGGAGGATCTACGACCTGTACCTGGCGAACACCCGGTTCATCAACAACTGGGACCTCGTGGATACTTCGGCCCGGGACATCGTCGGGGCCTTCCTGGCGACCCGCGACCGTGCCCCGCTCGACGCCCTGGCCGGGTCGGAGTCGCTCTGGGAGCGTCGGATTGCCATCATCGCCACGTTCCACTTCATCCGGGCCGGCCAGGTCGCGGACACGCTCCGCATCGCGGAGGTCCTGCTGGGCGACCCGGAGGACCTGATCCACAAGGCCGTCGGCTGGATGCTGCGGGAGGTCGGCAAGCGCGACGCGACGGCCCTCGCGGGCTTCCTGCGGGCCCACCACCGGACGATGCCGCGGACCATGCTGCGCTATGCGATCGAACGGCTCCCCGAGGCGGAGCGGCGGGCGTTTTTGGAGGGGATGCCGGCCTCGCCGACCGGAGGCCGTAGCCCGGGGGAATCACGCCGATGA
- a CDS encoding TfoX/Sxy family protein produces the protein MDRDASDRLVSDLAVLGSITSRPMFGGHGIYWNGRMFAIVFKGRIYLKVDDESRGDYLARGMEPFRPNARQTSRSYWELPPGVRDDPEELIAWAKDAIRAAQS, from the coding sequence ATGGATCGAGACGCGTCGGATCGTCTGGTGTCCGACCTGGCGGTCCTGGGATCGATCACCAGCCGGCCGATGTTCGGCGGGCACGGCATCTACTGGAACGGCCGGATGTTCGCGATCGTGTTCAAGGGCCGGATCTACCTGAAGGTGGACGACGAGTCCCGCGGCGATTACCTTGCGCGGGGGATGGAGCCGTTCCGCCCCAACGCGAGGCAGACCTCGCGGTCGTACTGGGAGCTGCCGCCCGGGGTGAGGGACGATCCGGAGGAGCTGATCGCGTGGGCGAAGGACGCAATCCGGGCGGCGCAGTCGTGA
- the legP gene encoding Dot/Icm T4SS effector Zinc-dependent metalloprotease LegP, protein MAKSHKEKEGHEAGDDDSGGFAMKGEFRSGPIAGTAIVTGVTFPSKPLQFAEVDGLAIFEGDIVLGTVDQVKAMTSQVSDRMAGVGPVLESIGITGQRFRWPNATIPYDFEAGFPNPQRITDAIAHWEANTRIRFVLRTAANAAQFPNFVRFSNGGGCSSNVGMQGGMQAVTLGPNCTSGNAIHEIGHTVGLWHEQSREDRDTFVRIEWANIDPSMQHNFDQHIADGDDLGAYDYGSIMHYPPTAFSTNGQPTIVALRPIPPGVVMGQRTALSAGDIAGVHAMYPGPTTIKEVPKDPILDPTAKEAVKDPTADPTIKEVRKDPILDGTFKEIRKDPIFDPTFKEVVRDPGGGGGTIQEVTGPAFPGAGLGQGGFGGATPFVIAGPSQFGGGGAADATTELMAQVQALGEALLQAQAQLAQLAAAHDSLVQAIAAMRGGQV, encoded by the coding sequence ATGGCGAAGTCTCACAAGGAGAAGGAAGGGCATGAAGCCGGCGACGACGACAGCGGCGGATTCGCAATGAAGGGGGAGTTCCGGTCCGGGCCGATCGCGGGCACGGCCATCGTGACCGGGGTGACCTTCCCGAGCAAGCCGCTCCAGTTCGCGGAGGTGGACGGCCTCGCCATCTTCGAGGGCGACATCGTGCTGGGGACCGTGGATCAGGTCAAGGCCATGACCTCCCAGGTCTCGGATCGGATGGCGGGGGTGGGGCCGGTGCTCGAGTCGATCGGCATCACCGGCCAGAGGTTCCGCTGGCCCAATGCGACGATCCCCTACGACTTCGAGGCGGGCTTCCCCAACCCCCAGCGCATCACCGACGCCATCGCCCACTGGGAGGCCAACACGCGGATCCGGTTCGTCCTCCGCACGGCGGCCAATGCGGCCCAGTTCCCGAATTTCGTGCGGTTCAGCAACGGCGGCGGGTGCTCCTCGAACGTCGGCATGCAGGGTGGTATGCAGGCGGTCACCCTGGGGCCGAACTGCACCAGCGGCAACGCCATCCACGAGATCGGCCACACCGTCGGCCTCTGGCACGAGCAGAGCCGCGAGGACCGGGACACGTTCGTCCGCATCGAATGGGCGAACATCGACCCGTCGATGCAGCACAACTTCGACCAGCACATCGCCGACGGCGACGACCTGGGCGCGTACGACTACGGGTCGATCATGCACTACCCCCCGACGGCGTTCAGCACCAACGGCCAGCCCACGATCGTGGCGCTCCGGCCGATCCCGCCGGGCGTCGTCATGGGCCAGCGGACTGCCCTCTCGGCGGGGGACATCGCCGGCGTCCATGCGATGTACCCCGGCCCGACGACCATCAAGGAGGTCCCCAAGGATCCGATCCTCGACCCGACGGCCAAGGAGGCCGTGAAGGATCCGACCGCCGACCCGACGATCAAGGAGGTCCGCAAGGACCCGATCCTGGACGGCACGTTCAAGGAGATCCGCAAGGATCCGATCTTCGATCCGACGTTCAAGGAGGTGGTGCGAGACCCGGGCGGCGGGGGCGGGACGATCCAGGAGGTGACCGGCCCGGCGTTCCCCGGCGCCGGACTCGGCCAGGGCGGCTTCGGGGGCGCCACCCCCTTCGTGATCGCCGGCCCGAGCCAGTTCGGCGGGGGCGGCGCGGCGGACGCCACGACCGAGCTGATGGCCCAGGTGCAGGCCCTCGGCGAGGCCCTGCTCCAGGCCCAGGCCCAGCTCGCCCAGCTTGCGGCCGCCCACGACTCCCTGGTGCAGGCGATCGCGGCGATGCGGGGAGGGCAGGTCTAG
- a CDS encoding MvdC/MvdD family ATP grasp protein: MILVISYPGEDHTEEVVRRLESRGRRVVPIDLSDFPSRASLRLEWAADGEPAYLVEDSRGATDLSAARAGWWRRIRPHEVAPAVADPSYRAFAASETSQAIQGVLDALPCRWVNPRAADAAAHHKTLQWTVARQVGLKVPRTLVTNCPRAARAFVDELGLGRVVVKAFLAMLEAWRETRLVTRDDLDRIELVRYAPVILQEFVPGVDLRITIVGEQVFAAEIDARRTSYPVDMRMVIGESDVRAVALPAELQAALLRLQRRLGLSYGAIDMRRTAEGEYVFFEVNPAGQWLFVERRTGLPISQAVADLLARLAGA, from the coding sequence GTGATCCTCGTCATCTCCTATCCGGGCGAGGACCACACGGAGGAGGTGGTCCGGCGGCTCGAGTCGCGGGGGCGACGGGTGGTGCCGATCGACCTCTCCGACTTCCCCTCCCGCGCCTCGCTGAGGCTGGAGTGGGCGGCGGATGGGGAGCCGGCCTACCTGGTCGAGGACTCCCGCGGGGCCACCGACCTCTCCGCCGCAAGGGCGGGGTGGTGGCGGCGGATCCGGCCCCACGAGGTGGCCCCGGCCGTCGCCGATCCGTCGTACCGGGCCTTCGCCGCCAGCGAGACCAGCCAGGCGATCCAGGGCGTGCTCGACGCCCTGCCCTGCCGCTGGGTGAACCCCCGCGCCGCCGACGCGGCGGCGCACCACAAGACGCTCCAGTGGACGGTCGCCCGCCAGGTGGGACTGAAGGTGCCCCGCACCCTGGTGACGAACTGCCCCCGAGCGGCCCGGGCGTTCGTCGACGAGCTGGGCCTCGGCCGCGTCGTCGTCAAGGCGTTCCTGGCGATGCTGGAGGCCTGGCGCGAGACGCGGCTCGTCACCCGGGACGACCTCGACCGCATCGAGTTGGTCCGCTACGCCCCGGTGATCCTCCAGGAGTTCGTCCCCGGCGTCGACCTGCGGATCACGATCGTCGGCGAGCAGGTCTTCGCGGCGGAGATCGACGCCCGCCGCACCTCGTACCCGGTCGACATGCGGATGGTGATCGGCGAGTCCGACGTCCGCGCGGTGGCCCTGCCGGCGGAGCTCCAGGCCGCCCTGCTCCGCCTCCAGCGCCGGCTCGGGCTCTCCTACGGCGCTATCGACATGCGGAGGACCGCGGAGGGAGAATATGTCTTCTTCGAGGTGAACCCCGCCGGGCAGTGGCTGTTCGTGGAGCGTCGGACCGGCCTGCCGATCAGCCAGGCGGTCGCCGACCTGCTCGCCCGGCTCGCCGGGGCCTGA
- a CDS encoding YbaY family lipoprotein has product MRTIEGSIEVPVGVARRVYGRMVVEVRDVSRADAPSLVVAEDARDDVVVDPGEPLRFALQVPDVEPGRSLSLRVHVSCDGSPGVKRGDLLTTASHPIPPRGDRSSLRVPVKVV; this is encoded by the coding sequence ATGAGGACCATCGAGGGCTCGATCGAGGTGCCGGTCGGCGTGGCCAGGCGGGTCTACGGCCGCATGGTGGTCGAGGTGCGTGACGTCTCCCGGGCGGACGCCCCCTCGCTGGTCGTCGCCGAGGATGCGAGGGACGACGTGGTCGTCGACCCGGGCGAGCCGCTGCGGTTCGCCCTCCAGGTGCCCGACGTGGAGCCCGGCCGATCCCTCTCGTTGCGCGTGCACGTGAGCTGCGACGGCTCCCCCGGCGTCAAGCGTGGCGACCTCCTGACCACGGCGAGCCATCCGATCCCCCCGCGAGGGGATCGCTCGTCGCTACGGGTCCCGGTCAAGGTCGTCTGA
- a CDS encoding DUF1501 domain-containing protein — translation MTGPLNPPVTRRQAIARIGGGFGALGLAGAFAQAGLLGGVARGAEQVVPPNPLAARPPHFPARAKRVIFLFMNGGPSHIDTFDPKPKLRQYAGKDAPESMTKTNRKKKGAIMPSPFAFARRGQSGIEVSELFPEVASCIDDLCVIRSLYTDNPNHEPSLLMMNSGNMQPIRPSLGSWLTFGLGSENQNLPGFVVLCPGKPVVGPQLWSNSFLPGVFQGTHINNKTVDPERIIRDIRNRHLSPAAQREQVDLLQRLNQAHLEARGRDEPLEARIASLEIAYRMQFEARDAFDVGRESPATRALYGDGEFANACLIARRLAERGVRVTQVYYGNDQPWDDHSDILNHRNHARKSDRAVAALLRDLKSRGLLDETLVIWGGEFGRTPTSEGAKGRDHHSTGFTMWLAGGGVRGGMVHGATDELGFHAVTNRMHVHDLHATILHLMGLDHERLTFRYSGRDFRLTDVHGSVATEILA, via the coding sequence ATGACCGGCCCGCTCAACCCGCCCGTGACCCGTCGGCAGGCCATCGCCCGGATCGGAGGAGGGTTCGGCGCGCTCGGGCTGGCCGGCGCGTTCGCGCAGGCCGGGCTCCTCGGCGGCGTCGCGCGGGGGGCCGAGCAGGTCGTTCCGCCGAACCCGCTGGCGGCCAGGCCGCCCCACTTCCCGGCCCGCGCCAAACGCGTGATCTTCCTGTTCATGAACGGCGGCCCGTCGCACATCGACACGTTCGACCCCAAGCCGAAGCTCCGGCAGTACGCGGGCAAGGACGCGCCGGAGTCGATGACCAAGACCAACCGCAAGAAGAAGGGGGCGATCATGCCGTCCCCCTTCGCCTTCGCGAGGCGCGGGCAGAGCGGCATCGAGGTCTCCGAGCTCTTCCCCGAGGTCGCCTCGTGCATCGACGACCTCTGCGTGATCCGCTCGCTCTACACCGACAACCCGAACCACGAGCCGTCGCTGCTCATGATGAACTCGGGGAACATGCAGCCGATCCGGCCGAGCCTGGGCTCGTGGCTGACGTTCGGGCTGGGGTCGGAGAATCAGAACCTGCCGGGGTTCGTCGTGCTCTGCCCGGGCAAGCCGGTGGTCGGCCCGCAGCTCTGGAGCAACAGCTTCCTGCCGGGCGTCTTCCAGGGCACGCACATCAACAACAAGACCGTCGACCCCGAGCGGATCATCCGCGACATCCGCAATCGGCACCTCTCGCCGGCCGCCCAGCGCGAGCAGGTGGACCTCCTGCAGCGGCTGAACCAGGCGCACCTGGAAGCCCGCGGCCGCGACGAGCCGCTGGAGGCGAGGATCGCGTCCCTGGAGATCGCCTACCGGATGCAATTCGAGGCCCGTGATGCGTTCGACGTCGGCAGGGAGTCGCCCGCGACCCGCGCCCTGTACGGCGACGGCGAGTTCGCCAACGCCTGCCTGATCGCCCGCCGCCTGGCCGAGCGCGGGGTCCGCGTGACGCAGGTCTACTACGGCAACGACCAGCCCTGGGACGACCACTCCGACATCCTCAACCACCGGAATCACGCCCGGAAGAGCGACCGCGCGGTCGCGGCCCTGCTGAGGGACCTGAAGTCGCGCGGGCTCCTGGACGAGACGCTCGTCATCTGGGGCGGCGAGTTCGGCCGCACCCCGACCAGCGAGGGGGCCAAGGGCCGCGACCACCACAGCACGGGCTTCACCATGTGGCTGGCCGGCGGCGGCGTCCGGGGCGGGATGGTCCACGGCGCCACCGACGAGCTCGGCTTCCACGCCGTGACCAATCGCATGCACGTCCACGACCTGCACGCGACGATCCTGCACCTGATGGGCCTGGACCACGAGCGGCTCACCTTCCGCTACAGCGGCCGCGACTTCCGCCTGACCGACGTCCACGGCAGCGTCGCCACGGAGATCCTCGCCTGA